CATCTATTGGAAACCTGTCGTCCCTCACCACTCTGAACTTGGGCACCAACAATCTTAGTGGACCAATTCCAAGCGACTTAGGCCGCCTTCAAAATCTTCAGGAATTACAGATATCGGTAAATAAGCTCACAGGTACTGTCCCACCAGTTTTGTACAATATTTCCTCGCTAGAAACTTTTGCTTTCGCATCAAATGAGCTGCATGGCGAATTTCCGAGTGATCTTGGCTTTAGGCTTCCTAAACTCTTGGTCTTTCACTTCTGCTTTAATAAGTTCACCGGGCAATATCCACCATCACTGCACAACATCACCAAGATTCAGAGCATTAGAATGTCCCATAATTTTCTTGTTGGGTCAGTGCCTCCTGGGCTAGGCACTCTCCATGATCTCATCATGTATAACATCGGTTTTAACTTTTTTGTTTCCTCGGGTAGCAGCGGGCTAGATCTCATTACCTCCTTGACCAACAGCTCCAAACTTGCATATCTTGCCATCGATGAGAATCATCTTGAAGGTGTGATCCCAGACTCTGTCGGCAATCTCTCCACCAGTCTTTCAAAATTATATATGGGCGGGAATCGGATATATGGTAGCATTCCAGCATCCATAGGTAAGCTTACTAAGCTAACCTTGCTAAATATGAGCCACAACTTGATCTCTGGAGAGATTCCGGCTGAGATTGGCCGGCTTAAGGAGCTAAGGATTTTGGGTTTGGCTGGAAATAAACTCCTAGGGGAAATTCCAGCAGCCTTTGGAAACTTAAGTATGCTCATCCACCTTGAATTGTATGGAAATGAATTGGAGGGAACGATTCCAGCCACATTCAGTGAGTTCCAGAAGTTACTGTCATTGGACCTGTCGACCAACAGGCTCAATGGAAGCATACCTAGGGAACCATTCACCCTCACGAGTCTCAATTCTCTCATGAATCTATCCAATAACTTTTTGACAGGGCCCCTGCCCGATGACATTGGAGGATTAGAAAACCTCATTGCACTCGACCTCTCAAATAATTTGCTATCTGGAAAAATTTCCGACTCGATCGGTAACTGCAGGAGCATGGAAGTTCTTTCCATGTCCGATAACTCTTTCACCGGCCTTATTCCTAATACAATAGGCAACTTGAAAGGCTTGCAGAGTCTGGACCTCTCTTCCAACAAACTGTCAGGGTCTATACCGGAAAGTATGGGAAAACTTCGGTCACTTCAGTTCTTGAACCTCTCCCTGAACAATCTCGAAGGAGAGATACCGAATGAAGGCATCTTCCTGAACCTCTCTGCTGTTCATCTCGAAGGAAATCCTAAGCTTTGCATGTCATCTTTGTGCCCTCATTCCTCTAGTCGAAACATTTCAAAAGCACTTCTCGTCATACTTGTGGCTTCAGCTGCTTTTGTGTTATTCCTCCTTGTGGTGCTGTATTGGGTGTTCTTTATCAGGAAAAAACAAATCGATGCCAAGGTAACCACGGCGGACTCAATTAAGGCGCAGCACCGAGTGGTCTCTTATGAGGAGCTCCATCGAGCGACCGAGAATTTTGATCCAAGATATCTCATTGGCACCGGTAGCTTCGGTTCTGTGTACAAAGGTGTCCTGAGAGATGGAATGACAGCTGCAATCAAGGTACTAAATCTCGCGACTAGCGGGGCTTGGAAGAGCTTCGTAGCTGAATGTGAAGCTCTGAGGAATGCGAGGCACCGGAATCTTGTGAAGTTGGTGACATTGTGTTCTAGCTTGGACTTTGGAAACAACGACTTCCTGGCTCTGGTGTACGAGTTCATGGGAAATGGAAGCCTGGAGGATTGGATTAGAGGCAGGAGAAGGCATGAAGGTGGTGGTGGGCTGAGTGTTATTGAGAGGCTAACAGTTGCTATTGATGTTGCGAGTGCCATGGACTACTTGCATAATGACTGTGAGGCTCAGGTGGTGCACTGTGATCTTAAGCCAAGCAACGTGCTTTTGGACGAGGAAATGACTGCAAAGGTGGGGGACTTTGGGTTGGCCAAGTTGCTGCTTGATAAGCCTGAAGGGCAGGACTCCACTACCAGCACAAATAGGCTCCGAGGGTCTATTGGGTACATACCaccaggtctctctctctctctctctctctctcaagttTCGGTCACTGGACTGGAATGCGATCTCCCattaaaaaggttgcttaaaGTATTATTATAATACCGTTTCaagactatatatatatatatatatatatatatatatatatatatatatatatatataaaatctaTATTGCTACATATAACTATCAGTCACCGGATTTATGATAGCTTTCTTTGTCATCCGATCACGACTGGATCTTTCTCTATACTTATAGACCGATTTTTTGATTTCTTGTTCTCTAAACGTGCCAATCTGTATAAGTACATGAGGTAGTGGTCGTTAGCTATAAAATAACATTCTCTGAtctttcaagtatatagaaatTGATTATGATTGTCCAAGAAAAGTTACCAAAAGAGATCATATagtttatattcttttttttaaaaatggaaATCGTATAGTCTATATTCATCTGCATGTCTAACCAGTAGTTACCCTAACCGAGGCCTTAGGTATGATTCAATTCCGATAGTGTTTATTCAAGTTGGGTGCTCCAAATCTCTGTACTccaaaacttttttttcttattgacTACATATTCCTTAAATGAATGCAAACATTGCTTCATCTTGCTAGTATTGGTAGTGGATGCACACATATCAAGGACAATGTTCTCAGAAGAAATAGATACCCAGCATCTACAAATTCATCAACTTTCTACAATTTCAATAATTAAGTATCCcttttttatatgataaaattcTCTTCAGAAAGTGAATATATTTTAGCATTTTAATGGAACTTTTCTTCGCTGATCATGATAATTTGCAACTTTGGAATCGTATGCAGAGTATGGGTTCGGTGGGAAGCCATCAACCAAAGGCGATGTATACAGTTTTGGCGTCCTTCTCTTGGAACTTCTTACAGCAAAAAGCCCCACAGACGAAGGCTTCGAGGGAGGCTTGAACTTGGAGAAATGGGTACGGGCTGCCTTCCCAAGCCACACGATGGAAGTCACAGATGCTAATCTCATCGTTAATGTCATTGGCTACGAAGGACGGCAGATAAGCCCAGAGAAACAAGCCGAGTGCTTGGTCTCAATGGTCGGTGTCGGACTATCTTGTGCCATAGAATCAGCTGAGGCTCGGATTACCATACGTGATGCTTTCCATCAATTGAAGGGTATTAAAAAAACTTTGCTTAAGCCTCATGCTGCCACTAGAGCATAGGTAATGGAGCACGGATCCCTGTAGTGTAAAGAGTGCACCTCAAACACTATATCGTACTTGATGGCTATCATCAGAAGAAGATGGATGGAATGTCAAACAAAGCAATATTATGTGCTGCATATGGTGCATCGTTAAGAATAATCGTACAGTATTCTGTAATACAATTTGCATACTACAAAGGATACTATGTCTAGGTGATGATGGTTGCTTCCGGCTTCAAGACGCAACCTAGTAACTTGAGGGTTTGCCTGCTAGTATCGAGGAAGACTTGTTGGTTTAAGACGAGTGTCAATGCTGCCTTTTAATGCTTTTCGGTGGCCTTTTCATGGCTGGTTGACATTCAGAAGTATAAATATTTATAACATAAAAGGCTTGTGTTTTATCACATGACTGAATGCCTGTACAGTAGATTATAGTTGACCCAAGTTTAATTGGGCTTGACTTTGATCAAGCTcggtttgaaataattttcaagcATGAAGTTTGGTATCTATCTTGATCGAAATTAAT
Above is a genomic segment from Phoenix dactylifera cultivar Barhee BC4 chromosome 2, palm_55x_up_171113_PBpolish2nd_filt_p, whole genome shotgun sequence containing:
- the LOC103708526 gene encoding putative receptor-like protein kinase At3g47110 gives rise to the protein MDVSLGLSVSTLALVLLMRPPFPSIFVESSSLSNITDQEALLSFKTLITSDPSDVLSSWNDSTTVCQWSRVLCNNKRRVSTLDLKGLGLSGSISPHIGNLSALQFLYLQDNHFTGDLPDQLGNLARLQILNASSNLIGGAIPPNISKCSNLNTLDLALNTIYGKIPTDLGLLSELRVLKLGQNLLTGNIPPSIGNLSSLTTLNLGTNNLSGPIPSDLGRLQNLQELQISVNKLTGTVPPVLYNISSLETFAFASNELHGEFPSDLGFRLPKLLVFHFCFNKFTGQYPPSLHNITKIQSIRMSHNFLVGSVPPGLGTLHDLIMYNIGFNFFVSSGSSGLDLITSLTNSSKLAYLAIDENHLEGVIPDSVGNLSTSLSKLYMGGNRIYGSIPASIGKLTKLTLLNMSHNLISGEIPAEIGRLKELRILGLAGNKLLGEIPAAFGNLSMLIHLELYGNELEGTIPATFSEFQKLLSLDLSTNRLNGSIPREPFTLTSLNSLMNLSNNFLTGPLPDDIGGLENLIALDLSNNLLSGKISDSIGNCRSMEVLSMSDNSFTGLIPNTIGNLKGLQSLDLSSNKLSGSIPESMGKLRSLQFLNLSLNNLEGEIPNEGIFLNLSAVHLEGNPKLCMSSLCPHSSSRNISKALLVILVASAAFVLFLLVVLYWVFFIRKKQIDAKVTTADSIKAQHRVVSYEELHRATENFDPRYLIGTGSFGSVYKGVLRDGMTAAIKVLNLATSGAWKSFVAECEALRNARHRNLVKLVTLCSSLDFGNNDFLALVYEFMGNGSLEDWIRGRRRHEGGGGLSVIERLTVAIDVASAMDYLHNDCEAQVVHCDLKPSNVLLDEEMTAKVGDFGLAKLLLDKPEGQDSTTSTNRLRGSIGYIPPEYGFGGKPSTKGDVYSFGVLLLELLTAKSPTDEGFEGGLNLEKWVRAAFPSHTMEVTDANLIVNVIGYEGRQISPEKQAECLVSMVGVGLSCAIESAEARITIRDAFHQLKGIKKTLLKPHAATRA